A section of the Macadamia integrifolia cultivar HAES 741 chromosome 9, SCU_Mint_v3, whole genome shotgun sequence genome encodes:
- the LOC122089648 gene encoding uncharacterized protein LOC122089648, which produces MQYVSSIKATWDITGCTIMSDSWTDIKKRSWVNVIAYSPGGAVFLKCIECGINRLTSTFIFNEISDVIEKVGPKNVVQFISDNGSNFCSCGDMLSGKWRHIYRTNCAAHGINLLLKDIHKKVKWVREVIEDGKLVVDYIHRHTGIVALMRKFTNNRDIKQPCKTRFGIYFFMLQSLIVVENELRLFVASSEWRAFQFNRAEMAVRTVGIIQSETFWEGAKEVVAFMEPLIRILRLVDSDGSTAGYLYEVIERAKETLRKFVEKDGGKYLAIMDLFQFRLEKNIIHHVHLFGALLNPSIMFGGRLDIDGTKFMNAQDFIMDIMVPLEDREQFMQEVIDYRMKSPLLFNMTGQTMMKTNHPRIWWQFVGSAFPVLQNIACRILSQPCSSSPCERNWSAWDATQTKKRNRLAPEMLEDLVYIRMNSMMRENYESQLHKDSRPIDLDNLGELPIVDFELEMERLEQTYKEPEPSDTGADGGSTSCSLMSPH; this is translated from the exons ATGCAATATGTTAGCAGTATAAAGGCGACATGGGATATCACAGGTTGCACAATTATGTCTGATTCTTGGACTGACATAAAGAAGAGGTCATGGGTTAATGTGATTGCTTACTCTCCTGGGGGTGCTGTGTTTTTGAAATGTATTGAGTGCGGTATAAATAGATTAACTTCCAcatttattttcaatgaaatttctgatgtcATTGAAAAAGTTGGACCAAAGAATGTTGTGCAATTTATTTCAGATAATGGTTCTAACTTTTGTTCTTGTGGTGATATGTTGTCTGGAAAATGGCGTCATATATATAGAACAAATTGTGCTGCTCATGGGATTAATCTGCTTTTGAAAGATATTCACAAAAAAGTTAAATGGGTGAGGGAAGTTATAGAAGATGGAAAACTTGTAGTGGATTATATTCACAGGCACACAGGTATTGTAGCATTGATGAGAAAATTCACCAACAATAGAGATATCAAGCAACCTTGCAAGACAAGGTttggtatttatttttttatgctgcAGTCTCTTATTGTTGTTGAGAATGAGCTGAGGCTTTTTGTTGCATCATCTGAGTGGAGAGCCTTTCAATTCAATAGAGCTGAAATGGCAGTGAGAACTGTTGGAATAATTCAATCAGAGACATTTTGGGAGGGGGCAAAGGAAGTTGTTGCTTTCATGGAGCCACTTATTCGTATTCTTCGCCTTGTTGATTCAGATGGTTCTACTGCAGGTTACTTATATGAAGTAATAGAAAGGGCAAAAGAAACATTGAGAAAATTTGTGGAGAAGGATGGAGGGAAGTATTTAGCCATAAtggatttgtttcaatttaggtTAGAGAAGAACATTATTCATCATGTTCATCTCTTTGGTGCACTTTTGAATCCTTCTATTATGTTTGGTGGTCGACTTGATATTGATGGAACTAAATTTATGAATGCACAAGATTTTATAATGGACATCATGGTTCCTTTAGAGGATCGTGAGCAATTCATGCAAGAAGTCATTGATTATCGCATGAAAAGTCCATTGTTGTTCAATATGACAGGGCAGACAATGATGAAAACTAATCATCCAA ggatttggtggCAATTTGTTGGTAGTGCATTTCCTGTGCTTCAAAATATTGCTTGTAGAATCTTGAGTCAGCCTTGTAGTTCCTCTCCTTGTGAGCGTAATTGGAGTGCTTGGGATGcaacacaaacaaagaaaagaaatagattagCCCCAGAGATGCTAGAGGATTTGGTGTACATCAGGATGAACTCTATGATGAGGGAGAACTATGAAAGCCAACTACATAAAGATTCAAGGCCTATTGATTTAGATAATCTTGGTGAATTACCTATAGTAGACTTTGAGCTTGAAATGGAGAGGCTTGAGCAGACGTACAAGGAACCTGAACCATCTGACACTGGAGCTGATGGAGGATCTACTTCATGTAGTTTAATGTCTCCTCattga